The following are encoded together in the Aciduricibacillus chroicocephali genome:
- a CDS encoding C45 family autoproteolytic acyltransferase/hydolase, with amino-acid sequence MKQIYTDVIQFRGSHYDYGLMQGELLVDSLTIENREKQWRLRKPRFEINEQEAKEAITRYAPFLWDELIGLQDALKWPLQHILQDFGGYRNEMGKSGCSTITGKDYLIRNYDYHPKTYEGRYTLYQPSDGGNAMIGPSQRITGRMDGMNEHGLAMGYNFMHRKIPGDGFICNAIGRIILESCKTAEEAADLLAEIPHRHSFSYILFDKTGTSYVVEATPRTVDIREANMCTNHFERLEHENRRVLSESKERMDVIRQNNVPDMDARSAFRMLNDSDKGIFSDEYRNWSGTIHTSGYLPMEMKAWFSLGGDKEPEEIDFNAWLQGEDLKAETFQGQVDTTLGFLSQDENVK; translated from the coding sequence TTGAAACAAATTTATACGGACGTGATCCAGTTCAGAGGGAGTCATTATGACTACGGGCTTATGCAGGGAGAGCTTCTTGTCGACTCCCTCACAATTGAAAATAGGGAAAAACAATGGCGCCTGCGCAAGCCTCGTTTTGAAATCAATGAGCAGGAAGCAAAAGAAGCAATTACTCGCTATGCACCATTTTTGTGGGACGAGCTGATTGGTCTGCAGGACGCACTTAAATGGCCGCTCCAGCACATACTGCAGGATTTCGGAGGCTACCGAAATGAAATGGGCAAAAGCGGTTGTTCAACCATTACAGGGAAAGACTATCTGATCCGTAACTATGATTACCACCCGAAGACGTACGAAGGACGATACACACTATATCAGCCTTCTGATGGCGGCAATGCAATGATTGGGCCTTCTCAGCGGATCACGGGGCGGATGGATGGCATGAATGAGCATGGTCTGGCAATGGGGTATAACTTCATGCATCGTAAAATTCCTGGTGACGGATTCATTTGCAATGCAATTGGCAGAATCATACTGGAATCATGCAAAACTGCCGAGGAAGCTGCTGATCTTCTGGCAGAAATCCCACACCGACATTCTTTCAGTTATATATTATTTGATAAAACAGGAACTTCATATGTTGTGGAAGCAACCCCGCGTACAGTAGATATAAGAGAAGCGAATATGTGCACGAATCATTTTGAGCGGCTTGAGCATGAAAACAGGCGTGTACTAAGTGAATCCAAGGAACGGATGGATGTTATCCGCCAAAATAACGTTCCTGATATGGATGCCCGGTCTGCATTTCGAATGCTGAACGATTCCGATAAGGGGATATTCTCCGATGAATATCGTAATTGGTCTGGAACAATTCATACTTCTGGGTACCTTCCAATGGAAATGAAAGCCTGGTTTTCTCTTGGTGGTGACAAGGAACCAGAAGAAATTGATTTCAACGCCTGGCTGCAGGGTGAAGACCTTAAAGCTGAAACATTCCAAGGTCAAGTCGACACAACACTAGGATTCCTAAGCCAAGACGAAAATGTTAAGTGA
- the mreBH gene encoding rod-share determining protein MreBH: MLSHSEIGIDLGTANILIYTEQKGIVLNEPSVVAIDVTTKEVVAVGNEAKLMIGKTPQNIMPIRPLKDGVIADYDVTAQMLKAFLKKTSKIIGTSLRKPTIVVCTPSGSTSVERRAIHNAVASYGAKNVHLIEEPVAAAIGADLPVDEPIANVIVDIGGGTSEVGIISFGGVVSCNAVRVGGDKFDEEIIQYIRKKYNVLVGERTAENIKIEIGNADPDHEETKTDVRGRDMVTGLPKTVEISSKEIHSAISESLEQILEAIRATLENCPPELSGDIVDHGIVLTGGGALLNGLQQWLAKKIIVPVHIAPNPLESVAIGTGRAVKMISKLQKAAR; encoded by the coding sequence ATGTTATCTCACTCTGAAATCGGTATCGATCTTGGTACTGCCAATATCCTCATTTACACTGAACAAAAAGGGATCGTCCTTAACGAGCCGTCTGTAGTCGCCATAGATGTAACAACTAAAGAAGTCGTCGCAGTGGGCAACGAAGCAAAATTGATGATCGGTAAGACACCACAGAACATCATGCCAATTCGTCCTTTGAAAGACGGCGTTATCGCAGACTATGACGTTACAGCTCAGATGCTCAAAGCATTCCTAAAAAAGACGAGCAAGATTATCGGCACTTCCCTTAGAAAGCCTACAATTGTCGTATGTACACCTTCTGGAAGTACATCTGTAGAGCGTCGTGCCATTCATAACGCAGTTGCAAGTTATGGAGCTAAAAATGTCCATCTTATTGAAGAACCTGTTGCTGCCGCTATCGGAGCAGACCTGCCTGTCGATGAACCGATTGCAAACGTTATAGTAGATATCGGAGGCGGAACTTCTGAAGTCGGTATCATCTCATTCGGCGGTGTCGTTTCATGTAATGCTGTCCGTGTTGGTGGCGACAAATTTGACGAAGAAATCATCCAATATATACGTAAGAAGTACAACGTCCTTGTCGGTGAAAGAACTGCAGAAAATATAAAAATTGAAATCGGCAATGCTGATCCTGACCATGAAGAAACAAAGACTGATGTTCGTGGCCGTGACATGGTGACCGGACTTCCGAAAACCGTGGAGATCTCCTCCAAAGAAATCCATTCGGCAATTTCAGAATCTCTCGAACAAATACTTGAAGCGATCAGAGCTACACTTGAAAATTGTCCTCCAGAACTAAGTGGAGATATCGTTGATCATGGTATCGTACTCACAGGTGGTGGCGCCCTTCTGAACGGTTTGCAGCAATGGCTTGCGAAAAAGATTATCGTACCTGTGCATATCGCACCGAACCCACTTGAATCCGTGGCAATCGGTACTGGACGAGCGGTTAAAATGATTTCTAAATTGCAAAAAGCAGCTAGATAA